From the genome of Clostridium sp. BNL1100, one region includes:
- a CDS encoding ABC transporter permease subunit has protein sequence MKMIASKSKAKNEIQKHSKFGAYLREHYLMYIMLLPGLFFLIVYKFLPLYGITIAFKDYSIFAGNNPLDAIAKSEWVGLEHFERLFASSAFIKVLLNTLIINLYKIVFLFPIPIICAILLNEIRNKVYRKLAQTAIYVPYFFSWVVTFGIFYSLLGTYGIVNTGLASFGFERISFFSDTNVFRGLLVFTEGWKEVGWNTVIYLAAITGIDISLYEAARVDGASKLRQIWHITLPGMASTIVLMLILKVGYILDTGFEQILVFYNATVYDVADVIQTYVYRMGLGQSDFALGTALGLFNSVVAFILIVGANSICKRLLHRSIW, from the coding sequence ATGAAAATGATTGCTTCAAAATCAAAAGCAAAAAACGAAATACAAAAGCATTCTAAATTCGGAGCATATTTAAGAGAGCATTATCTCATGTATATAATGTTGCTCCCCGGACTATTCTTTTTGATAGTCTATAAGTTCTTGCCACTGTATGGTATTACAATTGCGTTTAAAGATTATAGTATTTTTGCTGGTAATAATCCGTTGGATGCAATTGCAAAAAGCGAATGGGTAGGATTGGAGCATTTTGAGCGATTGTTCGCAAGTTCAGCCTTTATCAAAGTCCTTTTAAATACTTTGATTATTAACCTTTATAAGATTGTGTTCCTATTCCCAATTCCTATAATATGTGCGATTTTACTAAACGAAATTCGTAATAAAGTTTATCGTAAGCTGGCACAAACCGCAATATATGTTCCATATTTCTTCTCATGGGTTGTCACATTTGGTATTTTCTATTCCTTGCTAGGAACTTATGGAATTGTAAACACCGGGTTAGCTTCCTTCGGGTTTGAAAGGATTAGTTTTTTCTCGGATACAAACGTATTCCGGGGACTGTTAGTCTTTACTGAGGGCTGGAAAGAAGTCGGTTGGAATACAGTAATTTATTTGGCGGCTATCACAGGTATTGACATTTCACTCTATGAAGCAGCTCGAGTGGATGGTGCTTCCAAGCTACGTCAAATCTGGCATATAACATTGCCGGGAATGGCATCTACCATAGTATTGATGTTAATTCTTAAGGTAGGGTATATCCTGGATACCGGCTTTGAACAGATTCTCGTATTCTACAATGCAACAGTATACGATGTAGCGGATGTAATCCAAACTTATGTTTACCGTATGGGTTTAGGTCAATCAGATTTTGCCTTAGGAACTGCACTTGGTTTATTTAATTCGGTTGTAGCATTTATCTTAATTGTTGGTGCAAATTCTATTTGCAAGAGGTTACTTCATAGAAGCATTTGGTAA
- a CDS encoding FAD-dependent oxidoreductase has protein sequence MFINENEKKIQVIDSYDVIVCGGGPSGIIAAIAAARNGAKTLLIERYGFVGGMASSALVTPISIFKKKKKLIIDGIPFELMKRISDLNGADVTQDSGNVPVDDEMFKLAAQQLLLESGVTLLYHTYFSDCVMTDGKVSHVIVQNKAGRVAYECKAAIDCTGDADLVRAAGFETTKETKLQPASLWFQLGGVDTDALKDLFVDAVDEKMPISSEIRGRLSELNQKGEMPIFGGPWISRHFRDGIVTINLLRESTDASSPEQFTRTECSLRENLFKVINIMRENFPAFKDCWLLKSGTQAGVRETYRIIGMYKMTADDVLNPKQFKDTIAKGTHVIDIHKPDSIEQDCISLKQEYNIPYGVLVPVNSENLITAGRCVCADNSAFGSIRVMATCMAMGQAAGTAAAISLQNNCSMSGMDTELLVKKLIEQGAII, from the coding sequence ATGTTTATTAATGAAAACGAAAAAAAAATACAAGTTATAGATAGCTACGATGTAATTGTATGTGGAGGCGGACCCTCCGGTATTATTGCAGCAATTGCTGCAGCCAGAAACGGTGCAAAGACATTATTGATTGAGCGTTATGGATTTGTAGGAGGTATGGCGTCAAGTGCTCTTGTAACTCCTATTAGTATATTCAAGAAAAAGAAGAAGCTAATTATAGATGGAATCCCTTTCGAGCTAATGAAGAGAATAAGTGATTTGAATGGGGCTGACGTTACACAAGATAGCGGAAATGTTCCTGTAGATGATGAGATGTTCAAACTGGCAGCTCAGCAATTACTCCTTGAAAGTGGTGTTACGCTGCTATATCATACTTATTTTTCAGATTGTGTTATGACAGATGGGAAGGTTAGTCATGTAATTGTACAGAACAAGGCTGGACGGGTCGCATATGAATGTAAGGCTGCCATTGACTGTACAGGTGATGCAGATCTGGTTCGGGCAGCAGGATTTGAAACTACCAAGGAAACCAAACTCCAGCCTGCGTCTCTCTGGTTTCAACTTGGCGGTGTAGATACTGATGCACTCAAAGATTTATTTGTTGATGCCGTAGATGAAAAAATGCCTATCAGTTCTGAAATACGAGGAAGATTGAGTGAGCTTAACCAAAAAGGCGAGATGCCGATATTTGGGGGGCCTTGGATAAGCAGGCATTTTAGAGATGGTATTGTTACTATTAATTTGTTACGTGAAAGCACTGATGCAAGCTCTCCCGAACAATTTACAAGGACTGAATGCAGTTTGCGTGAAAATCTGTTCAAAGTAATAAATATTATGCGTGAGAATTTTCCCGCCTTCAAAGATTGTTGGCTTCTAAAATCGGGAACACAGGCCGGCGTACGTGAGACCTACCGTATAATCGGAATGTATAAGATGACAGCAGACGATGTACTCAATCCAAAGCAATTTAAGGACACTATTGCAAAGGGAACTCACGTAATAGATATTCATAAGCCAGATAGTATTGAACAGGACTGCATTAGTTTAAAACAAGAATACAATATACCTTATGGTGTACTTGTCCCTGTAAACAGTGAGAACCTGATTACTGCCGGACGCTGTGTTTGTGCCGATAACTCCGCTTTCGGGTCAATTCGAGTTATGGCAACCTGTATGGCAATGGGTCAGGCCGCAGGTACGGCTGCAGCTATTAGTTTACAGAATAATTGTTCCATGTCCGGAATGGACACTGAACTGCTGGTGAAAAAGTTGATAGAGCAGGGTGCCATCATTTAA
- a CDS encoding carbohydrate ABC transporter permease produces MFIKKKKTGTPLEASEKVMIVISYIIMSILALCAILPILHVLSKSFSSASAVTSGSVLFWPVDIQFETMKYVLKETTFLHSLKNTIIVTVLGTIISMVVTITTAYPLSKPSFKGRKVFIMLYIISMVFFGGIIPAYMVVRTLGIIDTFAALILPFFIVHFNMFIVKNYFEGLPESIEESAKIDGASDIRILISIVCPMSTPVLATVAMLYAVNYWNNYFHAVMYTNSTEMQTLQLFTYNTISNTQTIVERLVAGNYSNVSIDGIVSAVVVLSLIPIVALYPLVQRYMVQGITIGSVKG; encoded by the coding sequence ATGTTTATTAAGAAAAAGAAAACGGGCACTCCGCTGGAAGCAAGTGAGAAGGTTATGATAGTGATTTCCTACATTATCATGAGTATACTTGCACTGTGTGCGATACTTCCTATTTTGCATGTGCTATCTAAGTCATTCAGTAGTGCATCCGCTGTTACATCGGGTTCTGTGTTATTTTGGCCGGTTGATATACAGTTTGAAACAATGAAATATGTTCTCAAAGAGACTACATTTTTACATTCCCTTAAAAATACGATAATTGTTACGGTTTTAGGTACAATCATCAGTATGGTAGTAACAATTACAACTGCGTACCCATTATCTAAGCCCTCATTCAAAGGTCGTAAAGTATTTATTATGTTATACATTATCAGCATGGTGTTCTTTGGTGGAATAATTCCTGCATATATGGTTGTTCGTACCCTAGGTATTATTGATACATTTGCTGCGCTGATACTTCCGTTTTTTATAGTCCATTTTAATATGTTCATTGTAAAAAATTATTTTGAAGGCTTGCCTGAAAGTATTGAAGAATCAGCAAAAATTGACGGTGCCAGTGATATAAGAATATTGATATCCATTGTATGTCCAATGTCTACACCTGTTTTAGCAACAGTAGCTATGTTATATGCCGTTAATTATTGGAACAACTACTTCCACGCAGTTATGTATACCAATAGTACTGAAATGCAGACCTTGCAGCTATTTACCTATAATACTATAAGTAATACACAGACAATTGTTGAGCGTCTTGTAGCAGGTAATTACTCTAATGTTTCAATTGATGGAATTGTCTCAGCAGTAGTTGTTCTTTCACTAATACCTATTGTTGCATTATATCCATTGGTTCAGAGATATATGGTTCAAGGTATTACGATAGGCTCAGTTAAAGGTTAA
- a CDS encoding FAD-dependent oxidoreductase — MSFESVSYQKSLEVAAHFDVVVIGSGPAGICAAVSAARMGAKTALIERYGTLGGNLTNGAVAPILGSVSRGTLRDELIVRLGVPDSDETGVTQQTHDFEKAKRVLIDFAHEAGVKIYLQTPVVDTITDGKRLTGIVISQKTGMKVIRAKSFIDASGDGDVAYFAGAEYEMGREEDSLLQPVTLMFRLQGVEDDALTCIGELDHVTYKGERFLDYTTRLCNEGHLPPNAASVRSFRTAVHGERVINTTQSNGISALLSDDLERAEIDLRAQIDAVTDFLRKYVDGYQNCFVKSTANTLGVRETRRFIGQYMLQDSDLSTGRRFEDVVVHKASFIVDIHNPAGSAQAEGVPEEVIPYDIPLRSLIPKNLDGLVLAGRCISGTHRAHASYRVMSICMAIGEAAGITAALAAQKTIEPREINFQDVQKILSERGVELFD, encoded by the coding sequence ATGAGTTTCGAATCAGTATCATATCAGAAATCTTTAGAGGTAGCAGCACATTTTGATGTTGTTGTCATCGGCTCCGGCCCTGCTGGTATTTGTGCAGCTGTTTCAGCGGCTCGAATGGGGGCAAAAACCGCATTAATTGAGCGTTATGGTACGCTTGGAGGTAATTTGACAAATGGTGCGGTTGCACCAATTCTCGGAAGTGTATCAAGAGGAACATTGCGGGATGAGCTTATTGTACGTCTTGGTGTTCCGGACAGCGACGAAACAGGTGTTACTCAACAAACACACGACTTTGAAAAAGCAAAGCGCGTGCTTATAGATTTTGCCCATGAAGCGGGTGTTAAGATATATTTACAAACCCCTGTTGTCGATACAATAACAGATGGAAAAAGGCTTACAGGTATTGTCATTTCTCAAAAGACAGGTATGAAGGTAATTCGGGCAAAATCCTTTATTGATGCTTCCGGTGACGGTGATGTTGCTTATTTTGCAGGTGCAGAATATGAAATGGGGCGTGAAGAAGATTCCCTGTTACAACCTGTTACTTTGATGTTCCGTTTACAGGGTGTTGAAGACGATGCACTAACTTGTATAGGCGAACTTGACCATGTTACTTATAAAGGTGAAAGATTCCTTGATTATACAACCAGACTTTGCAACGAAGGACATTTGCCGCCTAATGCAGCATCTGTACGTTCATTTCGCACAGCAGTTCACGGTGAACGTGTTATCAACACAACACAGTCAAACGGCATTTCTGCACTGTTAAGCGATGATTTGGAAAGAGCAGAAATCGATTTACGTGCCCAGATTGATGCTGTAACTGATTTTCTGCGAAAGTATGTTGATGGTTATCAGAATTGTTTTGTAAAGAGTACGGCAAACACTCTGGGAGTTCGTGAGACTCGTCGTTTTATCGGACAATATATGCTTCAAGACTCAGATCTTAGTACAGGACGAAGATTCGAAGATGTTGTTGTTCACAAGGCAAGCTTTATAGTAGACATTCATAATCCGGCAGGTAGTGCACAGGCTGAAGGAGTGCCGGAGGAAGTAATTCCTTATGATATTCCTTTGCGCAGTTTGATCCCAAAGAATTTAGATGGTTTAGTTCTTGCGGGCAGATGTATTTCGGGTACACACCGTGCACATGCTTCGTATCGAGTTATGTCAATCTGTATGGCTATAGGGGAGGCAGCCGGCATAACAGCTGCCTTAGCGGCGCAAAAGACTATAGAACCTCGTGAAATTAATTTCCAAGACGTCCAGAAAATTTTGAGTGAACGGGGAGTTGAGCTTTTCGATTAA
- a CDS encoding FAD-dependent oxidoreductase: protein MSKINYKKELPVYRDIDILVVGAGPAGIGAAICAARNGAKTLVIEDSGCVGGQATNGLVGPFMTVYDAKSEKQIIKGIFEEIVNRMVEMGGAIQPSEVRSRTSRAGFYKIGHDHVGPFDHEAFKMVASDMILEAGAELLLHTRFIDVLKEDDKIVGVVIANKSGISVIRAKIIIDCSGDADVAARSGVKYELGNIDDGNMQPATMFFRVCNVDSERLKAHIKEHEDEIRPFYGPFSWLIREKQEEWGDVPRAEVCLFESPEPGEYRLNVTRILDIDGTNAEDLTKAELIGMKQVHKVFDFMKKYAVGFENAKFMGTAARIGIRETRHIEGLYKLTSDDVINCRVPENSIAVLATNMDTHNKSDPGGTYYTLEKGPYFGVPYTCLVPKGVSNLLVAGRSLSADAIAGSATRMIPCCIVFGQASGTAAALAIKEGKLPADVDVNELRGILKEQGAFLGD from the coding sequence ATGAGCAAAATAAATTATAAAAAAGAACTTCCTGTTTATCGTGATATAGATATTCTTGTTGTTGGTGCAGGCCCTGCAGGTATAGGAGCAGCTATATGTGCAGCAAGAAACGGTGCAAAGACGTTAGTAATTGAGGATTCCGGCTGCGTGGGAGGACAGGCTACTAACGGTTTGGTAGGCCCTTTTATGACTGTATATGATGCAAAGAGTGAAAAGCAGATTATAAAAGGTATCTTTGAAGAAATAGTAAATCGCATGGTTGAAATGGGTGGTGCCATTCAGCCCAGTGAAGTAAGATCCAGAACATCTCGTGCAGGATTCTATAAAATTGGTCATGACCATGTAGGCCCCTTTGATCACGAGGCTTTCAAAATGGTTGCTTCAGACATGATTCTTGAAGCTGGTGCAGAACTTCTCTTGCATACCCGGTTTATAGATGTACTAAAAGAAGATGATAAGATTGTTGGAGTGGTGATTGCCAACAAATCGGGAATATCCGTCATACGTGCAAAAATTATAATCGACTGTTCAGGTGATGCAGATGTAGCAGCAAGGTCTGGCGTAAAATATGAACTAGGTAACATAGATGATGGCAACATGCAGCCTGCGACAATGTTTTTCCGGGTTTGCAATGTTGATTCAGAAAGATTGAAGGCGCATATTAAGGAGCATGAGGATGAGATTCGCCCTTTCTATGGCCCATTCAGCTGGCTGATTAGGGAAAAACAGGAGGAATGGGGAGATGTTCCTCGTGCAGAGGTGTGTCTGTTTGAAAGTCCTGAACCCGGTGAATATCGTTTGAATGTAACCCGTATTTTAGATATTGACGGAACCAATGCAGAAGATCTGACCAAGGCTGAATTAATCGGTATGAAGCAGGTGCATAAAGTATTCGATTTTATGAAGAAATACGCTGTTGGTTTTGAGAATGCAAAGTTTATGGGTACAGCTGCCAGAATAGGAATCCGTGAAACTCGTCATATTGAAGGTCTGTATAAGCTCACATCAGACGATGTTATAAATTGTCGTGTACCTGAAAACTCCATCGCTGTTCTGGCAACAAATATGGATACTCACAATAAGAGCGACCCGGGTGGAACATATTATACCTTAGAAAAAGGCCCTTACTTTGGTGTACCGTACACTTGCTTGGTACCAAAAGGTGTAAGTAATCTGCTTGTAGCAGGGCGTTCACTCTCAGCTGATGCGATAGCCGGTTCAGCTACCCGTATGATACCTTGCTGTATTGTATTCGGTCAGGCGTCTGGAACTGCAGCCGCATTAGCTATTAAGGAAGGTAAACTCCCGGCTGATGTTGATGTAAACGAGCTTCGTGGAATATTGAAAGAGCAAGGTGCATTTTTAGGCGACTAA
- a CDS encoding zinc-dependent alcohol dehydrogenase family protein: MKAFFIEKPNLGIVRDAEIPVPADDEILLEVKAAGVCGTDVHIYKGEYFGSYPRIPGHEFSGIVAGAGKNVTKFKVGQRVAADPNIFCESCEACKENRQNFCSDMEVVGVTRHGAFAQYLTVPERCVFDVSGLTFTEASMVEPLSCVVYGQEKAGIPLGASVLIFGAGPIGIMHSQLAAINGAASVTVVDLFEDKLALAKKLGADYTYTSSEFEKLGLVNSFEVVIDCTGVPRVIEGEIKYVKDSGTILFFGVCPDNSAITINPYEVFKRELKICGSFALKKTFGKAVALAKSGKINLIDLVDKKLLLDDAPKLFEDIVSGNSGLKTIFYPNGIEKY, from the coding sequence GTGAAAGCTTTTTTTATTGAAAAACCTAATTTGGGTATAGTACGAGATGCTGAAATACCTGTTCCTGCTGATGATGAGATATTGCTTGAGGTTAAGGCCGCAGGTGTTTGTGGTACTGACGTTCACATATATAAGGGTGAATATTTTGGAAGCTATCCAAGAATTCCGGGTCATGAATTTTCTGGAATAGTAGCAGGCGCTGGAAAAAATGTTACTAAGTTTAAGGTTGGGCAGCGTGTTGCAGCAGATCCGAACATTTTCTGTGAGTCATGTGAGGCATGTAAGGAAAATCGTCAGAACTTCTGCTCAGATATGGAAGTTGTGGGTGTTACAAGACATGGTGCCTTTGCCCAGTATCTTACTGTACCGGAGCGTTGTGTATTTGATGTTTCCGGACTAACCTTTACTGAGGCTTCAATGGTAGAACCATTGTCGTGTGTGGTTTATGGACAGGAAAAGGCAGGTATACCCTTAGGAGCTTCTGTGCTTATATTTGGTGCAGGACCAATAGGGATTATGCATTCTCAGCTTGCTGCGATAAATGGTGCGGCAAGTGTTACTGTTGTTGACCTCTTTGAGGATAAGCTTGCTTTGGCAAAAAAACTCGGAGCAGATTATACTTACACATCGTCAGAATTTGAAAAGCTTGGATTGGTTAATTCCTTTGAAGTTGTTATTGATTGTACAGGGGTACCAAGAGTTATAGAGGGCGAAATAAAATATGTAAAGGACTCGGGTACAATACTTTTCTTTGGTGTATGTCCTGATAATAGTGCAATAACAATAAATCCTTATGAAGTGTTTAAACGTGAACTAAAGATTTGTGGAAGCTTTGCACTTAAAAAAACTTTTGGAAAAGCAGTTGCCCTTGCTAAAAGCGGAAAGATTAATTTGATAGACCTTGTAGATAAGAAGTTATTATTGGATGATGCACCGAAACTTTTTGAGGACATAGTATCAGGCAATTCAGGTCTTAAAACTATTTTTTACCCCAATGGAATTGAAAAATATTAA
- a CDS encoding erythritol/L-threitol dehydrogenase, translating into MSNVPKTMKALVAYGKGDYRFETNYPTPECGPDDIIIKTEGCGVCASDLKCQHGAAMYWGDDNQPAWVEPPFIPGHEFLGHVVEVGENVKEFHIGERIIADQIVPCGECKFCKTGRYWMCQPHAIFGFQKGNNGGMAEYVRFPKTCVISKVPEEIPLSAALLIEPYGCSKHAVDRAQIRNDDVVVISGAGTLGLGMITYARMQNPQKLIVLDMVDVRLEKAKEFGADIVWNPSKVNVVEEIMKLTEGYGCDIYIEATGHPSSVIQGLNMIRKLGRFVEFSVFGEPTLVDWSIIGDRKELDLLGSHLSPYCYPFVIENIKNGNLKTNGLVSKTFSIEDWETAFDYASGKYGDFKVAITFK; encoded by the coding sequence ATGAGTAATGTACCAAAAACAATGAAAGCTTTAGTAGCCTATGGAAAAGGGGATTACCGATTTGAAACAAATTATCCTACACCGGAATGTGGGCCAGATGATATCATCATCAAAACAGAAGGCTGCGGTGTTTGTGCAAGTGACCTAAAATGCCAACATGGAGCAGCTATGTATTGGGGTGATGATAACCAACCGGCATGGGTAGAACCACCATTTATCCCTGGACATGAATTTTTAGGTCATGTCGTTGAAGTAGGCGAAAATGTAAAGGAATTTCATATTGGAGAAAGAATTATAGCAGATCAGATTGTTCCATGCGGAGAGTGTAAATTCTGCAAGACGGGTAGATATTGGATGTGCCAGCCCCATGCAATTTTTGGATTTCAAAAAGGTAATAACGGTGGTATGGCTGAATATGTAAGATTCCCTAAAACCTGCGTGATTTCTAAAGTACCTGAAGAAATACCTCTTAGTGCTGCTCTGTTAATTGAACCTTATGGATGTTCCAAACATGCAGTAGACAGAGCACAAATTCGAAATGATGATGTTGTAGTTATTTCCGGTGCAGGAACTCTTGGTCTTGGTATGATAACATATGCAAGAATGCAAAATCCTCAAAAACTAATAGTACTTGATATGGTTGATGTGCGTCTGGAAAAAGCAAAAGAATTTGGCGCAGATATAGTTTGGAATCCATCAAAGGTTAATGTGGTGGAAGAAATTATGAAGCTGACCGAAGGTTACGGCTGTGATATTTATATAGAAGCTACAGGACACCCATCTAGCGTTATCCAAGGGCTTAACATGATAAGAAAATTAGGACGTTTTGTTGAATTCAGTGTATTTGGAGAACCAACTCTAGTAGACTGGTCAATTATTGGTGACAGAAAGGAGCTTGATTTACTTGGCTCCCACTTAAGTCCATACTGCTACCCATTTGTAATTGAAAATATCAAAAATGGTAATTTGAAAACAAATGGGCTTGTTTCAAAAACCTTTTCAATTGAAGATTGGGAAACAGCCTTTGATTACGCTTCTGGAAAATACGGTGATTTTAAAGTTGCAATTACCTTTAAATAA
- a CDS encoding extracellular solute-binding protein, translating into MKKIFVLFLAVLMIVSSLAACGQSSNSTPSNTSTASNSEAKALDGEKPELKYLGYNVSFDPNTDGMAKIYEEKTGYKVKYNVLPAENADEKLLMEVASGADYDVIQVSVSQFQTLLSQGALKPLSDLLNQYGQDVLKGVNEDSWKACSGSDGKIYGIPYKYPYPTEVTTFMVARMDLMKAAGINELPKTIDEFYNTLVTLKKFYGDKYIIFTGPFRAASEASVNWDIPQSITSAFGIYNDWMVDENGKVYYMTEHKNFSKMIEFMQKLSNEGLIDRDWAVNNTTTVNEKLSAGKAIIAASNRVGVAVTTPIMTGKDGLGLKNEDLGYIGALAGSDGTCKYMKTEAINQVTCILKSSNKAEHVVNWINIKQQNQLYLNIGVEGTHFTYDTDGSIKPINPIFAEERGNSYWYLNSTNEAEFAKQWPSRVRKSDAMWAAFDAVTNKANKETPNIFVDNTFAFMPSLENYSKYNQSLFKATSDFTLQLIGGTKKISDLKTFQSDWANSGGEKIRTEMQNWYNEFYGKK; encoded by the coding sequence ATGAAGAAGATTTTTGTATTGTTTCTTGCGGTTTTGATGATTGTGTCTAGCTTAGCAGCTTGTGGACAGAGCAGTAATTCCACTCCAAGTAACACCTCAACAGCAAGCAATTCTGAGGCGAAAGCTCTGGATGGTGAAAAGCCGGAACTTAAGTATCTTGGCTATAACGTCAGCTTTGATCCGAATACTGACGGTATGGCAAAAATCTATGAAGAGAAAACCGGTTACAAAGTTAAGTACAACGTACTTCCAGCTGAAAATGCAGACGAAAAACTCCTTATGGAAGTTGCATCGGGCGCTGATTATGATGTAATTCAGGTGAGTGTATCCCAGTTCCAAACGCTGCTCTCACAAGGTGCATTGAAGCCTCTTTCTGATTTGCTTAATCAGTATGGTCAGGATGTCCTCAAAGGTGTAAATGAAGATTCCTGGAAGGCTTGTTCAGGTTCAGATGGTAAAATCTATGGTATTCCTTACAAATATCCGTACCCAACTGAAGTAACAACATTCATGGTAGCAAGAATGGACTTGATGAAAGCAGCTGGTATTAATGAACTCCCAAAAACAATAGACGAATTCTATAACACCCTTGTTACTCTTAAAAAGTTTTATGGAGATAAATATATTATCTTCACCGGCCCTTTCCGTGCAGCTTCAGAAGCTTCAGTTAACTGGGATATCCCACAGAGTATAACTTCTGCATTTGGTATTTATAATGACTGGATGGTTGATGAAAACGGTAAAGTTTACTACATGACTGAACATAAGAATTTCTCTAAAATGATTGAATTCATGCAAAAACTATCAAACGAGGGACTTATAGATCGTGATTGGGCGGTTAACAACACAACCACGGTAAATGAGAAATTATCTGCAGGAAAAGCAATAATTGCAGCTTCAAACCGTGTAGGTGTTGCTGTTACTACTCCAATTATGACAGGTAAAGATGGTTTAGGCCTTAAAAACGAAGATCTTGGCTATATAGGTGCACTGGCAGGTTCTGATGGCACTTGCAAATACATGAAGACTGAAGCAATTAATCAGGTAACCTGTATATTAAAGAGTTCCAATAAGGCTGAGCATGTTGTTAACTGGATTAACATTAAGCAACAAAATCAGCTCTACTTGAATATCGGTGTTGAAGGTACACACTTTACCTATGATACTGATGGTTCCATAAAACCAATTAATCCTATCTTTGCAGAGGAACGCGGTAATTCTTATTGGTATCTTAACAGTACTAACGAGGCAGAGTTTGCAAAACAGTGGCCTTCTCGTGTTAGAAAGAGTGATGCTATGTGGGCTGCATTCGATGCAGTTACTAACAAAGCAAATAAAGAGACACCAAATATTTTTGTAGATAATACTTTCGCATTCATGCCTTCATTAGAGAATTACTCCAAATATAATCAGTCATTATTTAAAGCTACCAGCGACTTCACCCTCCAGCTTATTGGCGGAACTAAGAAAATTAGTGACCTCAAAACCTTCCAGTCAGACTGGGCAAATAGTGGCGGTGAGAAGATAAGAACAGAAATGCAGAATTGGTATAACGAGTTCTATGGTAAAAAGTAA